A region of Candidatus Binataceae bacterium DNA encodes the following proteins:
- a CDS encoding quinone oxidoreductase yields MKAIQFDELGGPEVMHLREIPIPELKPGTVIVRNRVIALNYGDVFFLRGQYLVKPVFPDVPGMEAAGEIEAVAPDVTDLKPGMRVAYIGMGAYAEFTRIRASRVIPIPDGASFEQAAAFPIAVLTAWHLLQTCHHTTANQTVLIHSAAGGVGIAAVQIAHAAGARVIGTVSSNDKIPFVRQYGADDAINYASEDFAAEAMRITGGRGVDLILDAVGKPTFEKGIGCLAPFGHLILYGSASGAPDRIDPMRLFAKSLKVSGFVVPMVYGMREIHRRGLEAVFQLARDGKLTVPIGAQFGLAQAREALSLLESRRSMGKILIIP; encoded by the coding sequence ATGAAGGCGATCCAATTCGACGAGCTCGGCGGCCCGGAAGTGATGCATCTGCGCGAAATTCCGATTCCGGAGCTGAAGCCGGGAACGGTCATCGTGCGCAATCGCGTCATCGCGCTCAACTACGGCGACGTGTTTTTTCTGCGCGGCCAATACCTCGTCAAACCCGTCTTCCCCGACGTACCCGGGATGGAAGCCGCGGGCGAAATCGAAGCGGTCGCGCCGGATGTCACCGACCTCAAGCCCGGAATGCGTGTCGCTTATATCGGGATGGGCGCGTACGCGGAGTTCACGCGGATTCGGGCCTCGCGCGTGATTCCGATTCCCGATGGCGCGAGTTTCGAGCAGGCGGCCGCGTTTCCGATCGCGGTGCTCACCGCATGGCATCTGCTCCAAACCTGTCATCACACGACGGCGAATCAGACCGTGCTGATTCACTCCGCGGCGGGCGGCGTTGGAATTGCGGCGGTGCAGATCGCGCATGCTGCCGGCGCTCGCGTGATCGGAACCGTATCGAGCAACGACAAGATTCCGTTCGTGCGCCAGTATGGCGCTGACGACGCGATCAATTACGCGAGCGAGGACTTCGCCGCCGAGGCGATGCGAATCACGGGCGGCCGCGGCGTCGATCTGATTCTCGACGCGGTCGGCAAACCAACCTTCGAAAAGGGAATCGGATGCCTCGCGCCATTCGGCCATCTGATTCTCTACGGCAGCGCCAGCGGCGCGCCGGATCGAATCGATCCGATGCGGCTGTTCGCCAAATCACTGAAAGTCAGCGGCTTCGTCGTGCCGATGGTTTACGGGATGCGCGAGATTCATCGGCGCGGCCTCGAGGCGGTTTTCCAACTCGCGCGCGACGGCAAGCTGACGGTGCCGATTGGCGCGCAATTCGGACTCGCCCAGGCGCGCGAGGCGCTCAGCCTTCTCGAATCGCGCCGCTCGATGGGAAAAATCCTGATCATTCCCTAA
- a CDS encoding PAS domain S-box protein, which yields MSRQNEKLHRADRGEHAELLNSILVASESAIAAVGRDGSLIAWSSGAERIFGYDSSDAIGCQADTIFATIAVSPRWDQIVAHARERGEWSGEARLLSRDGKRFSGNLRMASWRDAAGRLAGFTIVARDLSAEKQAERAIREQQAYSANLFESNVDAIVTTDSNGIVTGANQRMCTLTGRSREELIGTRFADQTKDPVRADEALRRVLGEGTLADCELAIRGGGDAAAVVSCNATILRGADDRIRGVFVAARDISARKRLEDELRRKNDELEERNRQVQEANRLKSEFLANMSHELRTPLNAIIGFSELIFDGKAGALSDDQREYLADILTSGRHLLALINDVLDLSKVEAGKMEFLPERVELAAVAAEVRDILRSLAGKKRIAISTEVDRAIGPVTIDPGRLKQVLYNFLSNALKFTPDGGKVTIRIMPAGETDFTLEVEDTGIGISHEDLTRLFVEFQQLDASTAKKYQGTGLGLALTKRIVEAQGGEIGARSEPGRGSVFSARLARTHRPKALSRTAIDRQG from the coding sequence ATGAGCCGGCAAAACGAAAAATTGCACCGCGCCGATCGCGGCGAGCACGCCGAGTTGCTCAATTCGATTCTCGTCGCGTCCGAATCCGCGATTGCGGCCGTCGGCCGCGACGGATCTCTGATCGCGTGGAGCAGCGGCGCGGAGCGCATCTTCGGTTACGATTCGTCAGATGCGATCGGCTGCCAGGCGGACACGATCTTCGCGACTATCGCCGTGTCGCCACGATGGGATCAGATTGTCGCTCACGCCCGCGAGCGCGGCGAGTGGAGCGGCGAAGCTCGCCTGCTTAGTCGCGATGGTAAACGCTTCTCGGGCAACCTGAGGATGGCTTCCTGGCGGGATGCTGCCGGCAGGCTCGCGGGCTTCACGATCGTCGCGCGCGATCTGTCGGCGGAAAAGCAGGCCGAGCGCGCGATTCGCGAGCAGCAGGCATACAGCGCCAACCTGTTCGAATCCAACGTCGATGCGATCGTGACGACCGACTCCAACGGCATCGTAACGGGCGCTAACCAGCGGATGTGCACTCTCACGGGGCGCTCGCGCGAGGAGCTCATCGGCACGCGCTTCGCCGATCAGACCAAAGATCCGGTTCGCGCCGACGAGGCGCTTCGCCGCGTGCTCGGCGAAGGCACGCTGGCCGATTGCGAGCTCGCGATTCGCGGAGGCGGCGACGCCGCCGCCGTCGTCTCCTGCAACGCGACGATCCTGCGCGGCGCCGACGATCGCATCCGGGGAGTGTTCGTCGCCGCGCGCGATATCAGCGCGCGCAAACGGCTCGAGGACGAGCTGCGGCGCAAGAACGACGAGCTCGAGGAGCGCAACCGCCAGGTGCAGGAGGCCAACCGCCTCAAGAGCGAGTTCCTGGCCAACATGTCGCACGAGCTGCGCACGCCGCTCAACGCAATCATCGGTTTCTCCGAGCTCATCTTCGACGGCAAGGCCGGCGCGCTCTCCGACGATCAGCGCGAGTATCTGGCCGACATTCTCACCAGCGGCCGGCACCTGCTCGCGCTTATCAACGACGTTCTCGATCTCAGCAAGGTCGAAGCCGGTAAGATGGAGTTTCTGCCCGAGCGCGTCGAACTGGCAGCCGTTGCCGCCGAAGTGCGAGACATCCTGCGCTCGCTGGCGGGCAAGAAACGAATCGCGATTTCGACCGAGGTCGATCGCGCGATCGGACCCGTGACGATCGATCCGGGCCGGCTGAAGCAGGTCCTTTACAACTTCCTTTCCAACGCGCTCAAGTTCACGCCCGACGGCGGCAAGGTCACGATTCGGATCATGCCCGCCGGCGAAACCGATTTCACGCTGGAAGTCGAAGACACCGGCATCGGAATCAGCCACGAGGATTTGACACGGTTGTTTGTCGAGTTTCAGCAACTCGATGCGAGCACGGCGAAAAAATACCAGGGCACCGGTCTCGGACTCGCGCTGACCAAGCGCATCGTCGAGGCGCAGGGCGGAGAGATCGGGGCGCGCAGCGAACCCGGCCGCGGCAGCGTGTTCAGCGCGCGCCTGGCCCGGACGCATCGCCCGAAAGCGCTTTCGCGGACCGCGATCGATCGCCAGGGGTAG
- a CDS encoding response regulator yields the protein MAKGEILIVDDNQLNLKLIRVLLVGEGYSVKTAGDAEEAIAMLETALPDLILMDVQLPGMDGLELTRRLKSDPERRKIVILALTAYAMKGDEEKARAAGADGYLTKPVDTRTLPEVIAGYLERRGG from the coding sequence ATGGCGAAGGGCGAGATTCTTATCGTCGATGACAACCAGTTAAACCTGAAGCTGATCCGTGTCCTGCTCGTCGGCGAAGGCTATTCAGTAAAAACCGCGGGCGACGCCGAAGAAGCGATCGCAATGCTTGAAACGGCGCTGCCCGATCTGATCCTGATGGACGTGCAGCTCCCGGGCATGGACGGACTCGAGCTGACACGCCGCCTCAAGAGCGACCCCGAACGCCGCAAGATCGTGATCCTCGCGCTGACCGCGTATGCGATGAAGGGCGACGAGGAAAAGGCGCGCGCCGCCGGCGCCGATGGATACCTGACCAAGCCGGTGGATACACGCACGCTGCCCGAAGTGATCGCGGGCTATCTGGAACGCCGCGGCGGGTGA